The following proteins are encoded in a genomic region of Streptococcus equi subsp. equi:
- a CDS encoding amidase codes for MLASGAILLGGNGAISSATTTISQGQSGIVHAAVLGDNYPSKWKQGFGADPWNMYLRQCTSFVAFRLHSSNGFSLPRGYGNVESWGRIAKHQGYHVDHTPRVGAVAWWDKGFNQSHALYGHVAWVAEVNGDTVIIEEYNYNAGQGPEKYHKRQIHKHQVSGYIHFKDLDHNSTSHTQMLHASQAGSTRLAKSGTYYFSSQSPIKAEATLASPDLAYYHTGQLVHYDQTLVADGYEWLSYIGHSGNHRYIPIHKLPVQPQQHSQASIDKPKPVATTPIKVGDTVAFPGVFRVDQVAQNMIASSELAGGEPTSLNWIDSAPLHETDHKGRIAGNQILQVGDYFVVSGTYKVLKVDQPSKGIYVQMGSRGTWLTIDKAKKV; via the coding sequence TTGTTAGCTTCAGGAGCAATCCTTTTAGGTGGTAATGGTGCAATATCCTCTGCCACAACAACGATTTCACAAGGTCAGTCAGGTATCGTACACGCTGCTGTTTTAGGGGATAACTATCCAAGTAAGTGGAAACAGGGCTTCGGAGCTGATCCTTGGAACATGTACTTACGTCAATGCACTTCTTTTGTAGCATTCCGACTGCATTCCTCAAATGGATTCAGCCTGCCTAGAGGCTATGGTAATGTTGAAAGCTGGGGACGTATAGCTAAACACCAAGGCTATCATGTTGATCATACACCTAGAGTTGGTGCTGTTGCTTGGTGGGATAAGGGCTTTAACCAGTCACATGCCCTATATGGACACGTCGCCTGGGTAGCAGAGGTCAATGGTGACACTGTTATTATTGAGGAATACAACTATAATGCCGGACAGGGACCTGAAAAGTATCATAAACGACAGATTCATAAGCATCAGGTAAGTGGTTACATTCACTTCAAGGATCTGGATCACAACTCTACCAGCCACACACAAATGTTACATGCTTCTCAAGCAGGATCAACTCGTCTAGCTAAAAGTGGTACCTATTATTTTTCAAGCCAAAGTCCTATAAAGGCTGAAGCTACATTAGCAAGTCCTGATTTAGCTTACTATCATACTGGACAGTTAGTGCACTATGATCAAACCCTTGTCGCTGATGGCTATGAATGGCTCAGCTATATCGGTCATTCAGGAAATCATCGCTACATTCCAATTCACAAATTGCCGGTTCAGCCTCAGCAACATAGTCAAGCCTCTATAGATAAACCAAAGCCTGTGGCGACCACTCCTATCAAGGTTGGAGATACTGTAGCCTTTCCTGGTGTTTTTCGGGTCGATCAGGTCGCTCAGAACATGATTGCAAGCAGTGAATTAGCCGGTGGAGAGCCAACCTCCTTAAACTGGATAGACTCAGCTCCACTCCACGAAACGGACCATAAAGGACGTATTGCTGGAAATCAGATTTTGCAGGTGGGTGATTATTTTGTCGTTTCAGGAACCTATAAGGTTCTAAAGGTTGATCAGCCTAGCAAGGGGATTTACGTGCAAATGGGTTCACGTGGAACATGGTTAACAATAGATAAGGCAAAGAAGGTCTAA
- the purD gene encoding phosphoribosylamine--glycine ligase, whose translation MKLLVIGSGGREHAIAKKLLESKGVEQVFVAPGNDGMTLDGIERVDIDISEHSALIAFAKTNHIAWTFVGPDDALAAGIVDEFNQSGLKAFGPSRLAAELEWSKDFAKQIMVKYGIPTAAYGTFSDFAKAKAYIEEKGAPIVVKADGLALGKGVVVAETVEQAVEAARDMLLDNKFGDSGARVVIEEFLAGEEFSLFAFVNGDQFYLMPTAQDHKRALDGDKGPNTGGMGAYAPVPHLSQSVVDTAVETIVKPVLKGMMTEGRPYLGILYCGLILTEDGPKVIEFNARFGDPETQVILPRLTSDFAQNITDILEGNTANITWSDEGVTLGVVLASNGYPLAYKKGVLLPAKTTGDIITYYAGVKLAENGKALLSNGGRVYMLVTTAVTVPAAQEKIYTELAQQNTEGLFYRNDIGRKAVK comes from the coding sequence ATGAAGCTTTTAGTTATCGGTTCAGGTGGTCGTGAACATGCGATTGCTAAGAAATTGTTAGAGTCAAAAGGCGTTGAACAGGTTTTTGTGGCACCTGGCAATGATGGCATGACCCTTGATGGCATAGAACGGGTAGATATTGATATTTCCGAACATTCTGCTTTGATTGCTTTTGCAAAGACCAATCATATAGCCTGGACCTTTGTGGGACCAGATGACGCATTAGCGGCTGGTATCGTTGATGAGTTTAACCAGTCTGGCTTGAAAGCCTTTGGGCCCTCTCGTTTAGCAGCGGAGCTGGAGTGGTCAAAGGACTTTGCTAAGCAAATCATGGTCAAATACGGTATTCCAACAGCAGCCTATGGCACATTTTCTGATTTTGCAAAAGCCAAGGCCTACATCGAGGAAAAGGGCGCGCCAATTGTGGTTAAAGCAGATGGTTTGGCGCTAGGAAAGGGTGTTGTCGTAGCAGAGACTGTAGAGCAGGCAGTTGAGGCGGCGCGTGACATGCTCTTGGATAATAAATTTGGTGATTCAGGTGCGCGCGTGGTGATTGAGGAATTTTTAGCTGGTGAAGAGTTCTCTCTCTTTGCCTTTGTGAATGGCGATCAGTTTTACCTCATGCCGACAGCGCAGGACCACAAGCGGGCTCTTGATGGTGACAAGGGGCCAAATACAGGTGGTATGGGGGCTTATGCACCAGTGCCTCATCTTTCTCAAAGTGTGGTGGATACAGCAGTTGAGACCATTGTCAAGCCTGTTCTAAAAGGGATGATGACAGAGGGGCGTCCCTATCTTGGAATCCTTTACTGTGGCTTGATTTTGACAGAAGATGGACCAAAAGTGATTGAATTCAATGCTCGCTTTGGTGATCCTGAGACTCAGGTTATCCTTCCTCGCCTGACCTCTGATTTTGCACAGAACATTACCGATATATTAGAGGGCAACACAGCTAATATCACATGGTCAGACGAGGGAGTGACGCTCGGCGTTGTCCTTGCTTCAAACGGTTATCCGCTTGCTTACAAGAAAGGTGTGCTTCTGCCAGCAAAGACCACTGGCGACATCATTACCTACTACGCAGGGGTTAAGCTTGCGGAAAATGGCAAAGCACTGCTGTCAAATGGTGGACGTGTCTATATGCTGGTCACCACAGCAGTTACCGTCCCAGCTGCGCAAGAAAAAATCTATACCGAACTTGCTCAGCAAAATACCGAAGGATTATTCTACCGAAACGATATTGGAAGAAAAGCAGTAAAATAA
- the purK gene encoding phosphoribosylaminoimidazole carboxylase ATPase subunit — MNSTKTIGIIGGGQLGQMMAISAIYMGHKVITLDPAADCPASRVSEVIVAPYSDVEALRQLTERCDILTYEFENVDADALDTVVKEEQLPQGTELLRISQNRIFEKDFLANKASAAVAPYKVVTSSLDLENLDFSKKYVLKTATGGYDGHGQVVIRSEADLEEANKLANTAECVLEEFVSFDREISVIVSGNGTDVTVFPVQENIHRNNILSKTIVPARISEAVSAKSQAMAVKIAEQLNLSGTLCVEMFVAGDEILVNEIAPRPHNSGHYSIEACDFSQFDTHILGVLGQPLPAVKLHAPAIMLNVLGQHMEQAQRYATENPSAHLHLYGKIEAKHNRKMGHVTVFNSQSDEVEEF; from the coding sequence ATGAACTCAACTAAAACAATTGGAATTATCGGAGGTGGTCAGCTGGGACAGATGATGGCGATTTCTGCCATTTATATGGGGCATAAGGTCATTACACTGGATCCAGCAGCGGATTGCCCAGCCTCGCGCGTGAGTGAGGTTATCGTGGCGCCTTATAGTGATGTGGAGGCGCTGCGTCAATTGACCGAGCGCTGTGATATTTTGACCTATGAATTTGAAAATGTGGACGCTGACGCCCTTGATACAGTGGTAAAGGAGGAGCAGCTGCCTCAAGGAACAGAGTTACTTCGGATCTCGCAGAATCGTATTTTTGAAAAAGATTTTTTAGCCAATAAAGCAAGCGCGGCAGTGGCACCCTACAAGGTTGTAACCTCTAGCCTCGACTTGGAAAACCTTGACTTTTCGAAAAAATACGTCCTCAAGACAGCGACAGGTGGCTATGATGGACACGGTCAAGTCGTTATTCGCTCCGAAGCAGACCTTGAAGAGGCTAATAAGTTGGCTAACACTGCCGAGTGCGTCTTGGAAGAATTTGTCAGCTTTGACCGAGAGATTTCCGTTATTGTATCTGGCAATGGCACAGATGTCACTGTCTTTCCTGTTCAGGAAAATATCCATCGGAACAATATCCTGTCAAAAACCATTGTCCCAGCTCGCATTTCAGAAGCAGTTAGCGCTAAATCGCAGGCTATGGCGGTGAAAATAGCAGAGCAGCTTAACCTATCTGGCACCCTCTGTGTAGAAATGTTTGTGGCAGGCGACGAGATTTTGGTCAATGAAATCGCCCCACGTCCCCACAACTCAGGACATTACTCCATCGAAGCCTGTGATTTCTCCCAGTTTGACACCCACATTTTAGGTGTATTAGGCCAGCCATTACCAGCTGTCAAACTCCATGCCCCAGCCATTATGCTCAACGTCCTCGGCCAGCACATGGAACAAGCCCAACGCTACGCCACAGAAAACCCTAGCGCCCACCTCCACCTCTATGGTAAAATAGAAGCCAAGCACAACCGCAAAATGGGACACGTGACGGTGTTTAACAGTCAATCAGATGAGGTTGAAGAATTTTAG
- the purE gene encoding phosphoribosylaminoimidazole carboxylase catalytic subunit codes for MKPIISIIMGSKSDWTTMQKTAEILDQFGLAYEKKVVSAHRTPDLMFTYAEKARERGIKIIIAGAGGAAHLPGMVAAKTTLPVIGVPVKSRALSGLDSLYSIVQMPGGVPVATMAIGEAGATNAALTALRILSIEDETIAEQLSHFHKEQGRIAEESTHELN; via the coding sequence ATGAAACCAATTATCTCTATCATCATGGGCTCCAAATCTGACTGGACCACCATGCAAAAAACCGCCGAAATCCTCGACCAGTTTGGCCTTGCCTACGAAAAAAAAGTGGTCTCTGCCCACCGCACGCCGGATCTCATGTTCACATACGCTGAGAAAGCACGCGAACGTGGCATTAAAATCATCATCGCTGGTGCTGGCGGAGCAGCCCATCTCCCTGGAATGGTCGCTGCAAAGACGACACTTCCTGTTATCGGCGTACCTGTCAAATCGCGTGCTCTTAGTGGTCTTGATTCGCTGTATTCAATTGTGCAGATGCCAGGTGGTGTGCCTGTGGCAACTATGGCCATTGGAGAGGCAGGAGCAACCAATGCAGCACTGACTGCTCTTCGGATCCTTTCAATTGAGGATGAAACAATCGCAGAGCAGCTCAGCCATTTCCACAAAGAGCAAGGACGGATCGCAGAGGAGTCAACCCATGAACTCAACTAA